TTGAAGGTGGTTTAAGAGCAGATTATGTTATGGCCGGTTCACAACGTTCAGACGCACCCGAAAACTATTTTATTCTCCCCCGATTGAGTTCTCTTTTTAAACTTGCAAAAGGATTCACCGTGCGCTTGGGAGGTGGAATGGGATACAGAATGCCAACTATTTTTAATGAAGATTCTGAACCCATTGGATACAAAAACATCAAGGCAATAGATTTTAATTCGGTCAAACCTGAAGAATCACTTGGTGGAAATTTAGACTTAAAATACACTACCAATTTAGGTTCAAAAAACTTATTGCTTTCTATCAATCACATGTTCTTTTACAACATCATTGATAACCCGATATTTTTATTAGCTGACTCAACCGGTTATCTGGAATATAAAAACTACGGAAACAAGATTCACAGCCGTGGCTTTGAAACTCAAATTAAATTTACTTTTTGGAAAATCACCTGGTTTTTAGGTTACACTTACAATGAAGCATTTCATGAAACTGATTCATCAAACATTTGGTTAACCCTTACACCAAAACACAGCATCAAAGGAGATTTTCTTTTTGTAGATGAAGGAAAATGGCGCATTGGAGTTGATTATGAATATAAATCAAGTCAATGGTTATCAACCGGAATTTCAACGCCTGCAATTTTTATGTCAGGGATTGTGATTGAACGCACTTTTGGTAATCTTACATTATTTGTCAATGCAGAAAATTATACTGACGTAAGACAAACACGTTATGAAAGTTTAGTATCATCTCCAAACAATACACCTCAACACACAGAAATTTGGGCGCCACTTGATGGACGATTTATCAACGGTGGAGCTAAATTGAAATTGTAATTTACTACTCTTTAAACCCTACTGCAACGGTTCCGTTAGTGCCCTCATCAATCAGAATGAAATAACCATTGTTGTGATTTGATTTATAGCCATCCAAAAACAAAGGTGATGCTGCTTTAATTTCAACTTGGTTAATAGAATTTGCACCAACATGTTCCGGAGATGCTTCAAACTGCAATGAATTAAAATCAAGCTGACTTTCTACTGCGCTCACTTTAACCGGCACAACCGCGGCTCCGTATTGCAATAAATATTTTTTGTTGACCACCAATTCATCTTTATCTAACCAACAGAGTTTGGAAGAAATATTTTTGTAGCCATCAAATTTTTCTGCAGATTTTGTTAAGACATCACCGCGTGAAATATCAATATCTCTTTCCAGTTCAATGGTAATGGATTCTCCGGCAGATACGGTTTTTAAGTCACGTGTAAATTTGTGAATGCGTTTAATTTTAGCTGATTGACCGCTGCTCAATACAACCAACTCATCACCTACGGACAAGGATCCGCTTTTCAATTTTCCTGCATAACCTCTGTAGTCATGAAACTCATCTGATTGCGGACGAATTACATATTGTACATTAAATCGAGCCGGCACATCAAGCTCCGTTTCAACTTGAACTGATTCAAGATATTCAAGTAAAGTAACACCCGTAAACCAAGGTGTATTTGTGGATTTGTTAACCACATTATCACCCAATTTTGCTGAGATTGGAATGAAGGTAAGATTTTTATTCAGCAAATTAAATTCTGTTTTGAGTGATTCAATTTCAGATTTAATTTTTTCATAAACTGTCTGATCAAAATTCACCAAATCAATTTTATTTACCACGATAACAATTTCTTTAATTTCCATCAAAGCGGCAACAAATAAATGCCTTTTGGTTTGTTCAATAATTCCCTGACGAGCATCAATGAGAATAACAAACACCTGAGAATTGGATGAACCTGTGATCATGTTGCGCGTGTATTCAACGTGTCCTGGCGTATCTGCGATAATGTACTTTCTTTTTTCAGTAGCAAAATAAATATGCGCTACGTCAATGGTAATTCCCTGCTCTCTTTCAGCCGTGAGACCATCAGTTATCAATGACAAATCCATTTCAGCCAAACCACGCTGAGCAGATATGCTGCGAATATTTTCCAATTTATCTTTAGACAATGATTGCGTATCAAACAATAAGCGACCAATCAAAGTACTTTTTCCGTCATCCACACTTCCGGCTGTTGATAATCTTAGTATTTCCATATTTTCCTTTTTTAAAGGGATTAGGTGTTAGGTGTTAGGTGTTAGGTGTTAGGTGTTAGGTGTTAGATGTTAGGTGTTAGGTGTTAGGTGTTAGGTGTTAGGTGTTAGGTGTTAGGTGTTAGGTGTTAGGTGTTAGGTGTTAGGTGTTAGGTGTTAGGTGTTAGGTGTTAGGTGTTAGATGTTAGGTGTTAGGTGTTAGGTGTTAGGTGTTAGGACTCAGGGTTTAGGGCTAATACTCAAAGTAAAACGTACCCTAATTCCTATGCCCTAATTCCTAATTCCCTAATTACTATGCCCTAATTCCTATGCCCTAATTACTAATCCCTAATCCCTAAAAATACCCCACCGACTTTCTTTTTTCCATGGCAGCTTCAGAACGTTTATCATCAATACGTGCTCCCCGTTCAGAAATTTCGGCAGCTTTAATTTCAGCAATGACAGATTCAAGATCATCAGCTTTAGAATCAACAGCAGCTGTACAAGTCATGTCACCTACAGTTCTGAAACGGACAATCATTTCAAAAACTTCTTCATCAGCATCGCGGTTAATATAAGCTGAGTCTGACCAGATAAGACCATCGCGGAGGAATACATTTCTCTTATGTGCAAAATAAACTGAAGGCAATTCAATTTTATTTTCGCGGATATAACTCCACACGTCTAATTCTGTCCAGTTTGAAATTGGAAAAGCTCTCACATTTTCACCTTTGTGAATGCGCCCGTTGAGAATGTCAAATAATTCAGGACGTTGATTACGTGCATTCCATTGCCCAAAATCATCACGTACAGAAAATACTCGTTCTTTAGCGCGAGCTTTTTCTTCATCACGACGTGCGCCACCAATACATGCATCAAATTTAAATTCTTCAATTGCGTCAAGCAGCGTAACAGTTTGCAAATTATTTCTGCTGGCATATCGTCCGGTTTCTTCTTTTGCTTTTTTTGCATCAATAGAATCTTGCACGTAACGCACAATGAGATTCAAATTAAATTTTTTCACCAGCCAGTCACGGTACTCAATAGTTTCCGGAAAATTGTGCCCGGTATCAATATGCAAAAGCGGGAACGGCACCGGCGCAGGATAAAATGCTCTGATAGCCAAATGCACCAAGGTGATGGAATCTTTTCCACCGGAAAATAATAGCACCGGTTTGTCAAATTGCGCTGCTACTTCTCTGATGATATAAATTGCTTCATCTTCTAGTTTTTCAAGATAACTCATACATTTCAAGTTGAAAAAATATTCTTTTTTTTATTTAATTCGCTAGTTGAATTAGCCGTGTAAGCCACATTCTTTTTTGCTGCTTTCCCACCACCATCTTCCTGCTCTGAAATCTTCTTCGGGTTGAATTGCGCGCGTACAAGGCGCACAACCGATGCTTGGAAAACCTTTTTTATGCAAGGCGTTTACAGGCACATTGTGTTGGTCGGTATATTCATCTACTTCCCGTTCTGTCCACTCAAAAATTGGATGCACTTTAATGATTTGATTAGCTTCATCCCACTCCACCATATCCATATCTGCTCTGTTTTCAGACTGCTCTCTGCGCAAACCGGTAATCCAAATTTGTTTACCTGCAAGAGCACGCTTGAGTGGTTCAATTTTTCTGATACGACAACACTCTTTGCGGTTTTCAACAGATTCATAAAAAGAATATGGTCCCTTTTGACTTAGCAACTTTTCTATCGCAGATTGATCAGGATAATAGGTTTGAATTTGCAATTTATATTTCTGAATGGTGCGCTGAAATACTTCATAAGTCTCTTCAAACAATCGTCCTGTATCAAGGGTGAAAATTTGAAAGTGATTTTGATTTTTAAAAATGCTATGCGTGATTACCTGATCTTCTTTACCAAACGAAGTAGAAAAAACAACATCAGCATACCCTGATGAAAGAGTATTTAGTACCTCATCCAGTGTTTTGCCTTTTAACGCTTGCAACAACTGTTCAGCCTGATTTTTCATTTTCTTTTTTGATTTTTCCGGCACAAATATACATATTCTATCGGATAAGTAGATTATTATGGCAAAAAAAATTTTATCCCTCCGCTTTTAAGATGTCTTTCAATGATTTATTGGCAAGAATTTTAAGCGTTTCATTGCGCACTTGTTTCATAATCTTATTCAATCCACACAAAGCTTCATCATGACATTCAATGCACGGCTCATAATAATTCAAACTAACGCAAGGCAGCAGGGCAATAGGACCGCTGAACATTCTGATCACATCTGCCAGTTTAATATCCTTAGGATCTTTGAGAAGATAGTAACCACCGCCTTTTCCCATCTTACTGGTTAGGTATCCGGCTTTTTTCATTTCTAATAATATGCTTTCAAGAAATTTTTTTGGTATTCTGGTGTGTTCTGCTACTTCACTAATTAATACCGGGTGAAGTCTCTCTTGCTTACCTAAATAAGTAAGTGCGTGAAATGCATATTTTGTTTTCTTGTTTAACATATTCTACTCCAAAAGTAGATTATTTCAGGAACTTGACAAAATGATACCCCTTTATTACATATCCCAGGTTATAATAAAATTTATGTGAAGCAGTATTTTGAACATACGCATTTAGTTCTGTTGCCTCATATCCATTCACGTTGGCGTAATTAAAAATCCACTCAAATAATAAATGCCCAATCCCCTGCCCTTGATAGTCAGGATGAATAATAACATGATCAGGTTCAATACTTCTGCCGCAATAATGTCGCGTCATAAACCACAAACCGCAAATACCAATAAGTTGATCTGCATGATAAATTCCAAGACACTTATAATTCTGCCCGGCCATTTCAACTACGCGTTTTTCTAAAATATCTGCCGGGGTATCCGTATTAATAATGCGCATGAGCGGCATAATAACATTTATATTTTCAGGTTCAATAAAAGAAAATAGTATTTCAGAAGATTGTTTCATAAGGCATCAAAATTAGCTATTTGAATGGGATAGATGTGCAGCAATTAAAACCAAAGACTAGCATAGAATTGAAAACTTATTTTGAGTCTTTAGGTCAGAATTAAAAAAAAATGACTAAACTTAAACGAAAAACAAAACGGACAGCCAACAGATAAGCCAACCCATACGAAGGTTTACCCGTCTTAACTAACAGGAGTACAAACCTAAAAAACTACAGACATGAGGCAGTTAAAAATTACCAAACAGGTTACTAACAGAGAAACAGCATCACTTGACAAATATTTGCAAGAAATTGGAAGAGTTGAATTGCTTACCCCGGATGAAGAAGTAGACCTGGCTCGCAGAATAAAGCAAGGAGATACCAAAGCATTAGACCGATTGACAAAAGCAAACCTTCGTTTTGTGGTTTCTGTTTCAAAACAATATCAAAATCAAGGATTATCACTGCCTGATTTAATCAATGAAGGAAATCTTGGATTAATTAAAGCAGCCCAACGATTTGATGAAACGCGCGGATTCAAATTTATTTCATACGCCGTGTGGTGGATTCGCCAATCTATCCTTCAAGCTTTAGCTGAGCAGGCACGTATTGTCAGACTACCTCTCAATAAAATTGGACTGATCAACAAAGTGAATAAAGCTTTTGCTGAATTAGAACAACAACTTGGGCGCACACCAACCATTGATGAACTTGCTGATGCCTTAGATATTTCTGACGCTGACGTGAAACAATCTTTGGCCGGTTCTACCCGACACATCAGTATGGATGCTCCATTGAAAGACGACGATGAAGGATCATCTACATTGCTTGATATCATGCAGGGTGACAACAATAATCCAGAGAAAGATCTGATTATTGAGTCTTTACGTGGTGAAATTCTGCGATCTTTAAATACCCTGAAACATCGTGAAGCAGATGTGATCCGATTGTATTATGGTTTAGACGGATCAGCCCCTATGACCCTGGCAGAAATTGGTGAGCGATTTGACCTTACCCGTGAACGTGTGCGTCAAATCAAAGAAAAAGGAATAAGAAAATTGAAGAACGCTTCACGCAGTAAAATTCTCAGAGCCTACTTAGGATAATAATTTTTCTTCAGTTACTTGAATTCTATGAAGACGGGCATAAGTCCCGTCTTTTTTTATGAGTTCTTCGTGCCGGCCGCTTTCAGTAATTTTTCCATTTTCTAAAACAAGAATCTGATCAGCATTTTGAATAGTTGATAAACGATGCGCAATGACAAACGACGTACAACCAACCATCAATTTATCTAATGCAGCCTGCACTAATTTTTCTGATTCAGAATCAAGAGCACTGGTAGCTTCATCAAGAATTAAAATGCGTGGTTTTTTTAATACTGCACGCGCAATGGCAATACGCTGTCTTTGCCCGCCTGAAAGTTGAATACCTCTTTCACCTACCAAGGTTTCAAATTGATGCGGAAAACTCATGATAAAATCATAGGCATTGGCTTGTCTTGCTGCTTCAATGACCTCTTCGTCTGTTGCGTCAGGCCGACCATATAAAATATTTTCTCGGATGGATCCACCAAAAAGAATAACCTCTTGCGGAACAACGGCAATTTTTTCTCGCAATGATTTGTTTGAAATGGAATTGTATGCAATACCGTCAACAGTGATTGTACCGCTTGCAGGCAAATAAAATTTTTGAAGCAATGCCGCAATGGTAGATTTGCCGCCACCTGAACCGCCCGCTAATGCAGTAATATGACCCGGTTTACACTGAAATGAAATATCTTGTAAAACAATATTTTCTTTTCGTTCAGGATAAAAAAAGTTCACCTTTTCAAAACTGATTTCGCCTTGGCATTGCACT
This genomic stretch from Crocinitomicaceae bacterium harbors:
- a CDS encoding sigma-70 family RNA polymerase sigma factor, coding for MRQLKITKQVTNRETASLDKYLQEIGRVELLTPDEEVDLARRIKQGDTKALDRLTKANLRFVVSVSKQYQNQGLSLPDLINEGNLGLIKAAQRFDETRGFKFISYAVWWIRQSILQALAEQARIVRLPLNKIGLINKVNKAFAELEQQLGRTPTIDELADALDISDADVKQSLAGSTRHISMDAPLKDDDEGSSTLLDIMQGDNNNPEKDLIIESLRGEILRSLNTLKHREADVIRLYYGLDGSAPMTLAEIGERFDLTRERVRQIKEKGIRKLKNASRSKILRAYLG
- a CDS encoding phosphoadenylyl-sulfate reductase; its protein translation is MKNQAEQLLQALKGKTLDEVLNTLSSGYADVVFSTSFGKEDQVITHSIFKNQNHFQIFTLDTGRLFEETYEVFQRTIQKYKLQIQTYYPDQSAIEKLLSQKGPYSFYESVENRKECCRIRKIEPLKRALAGKQIWITGLRREQSENRADMDMVEWDEANQIIKVHPIFEWTEREVDEYTDQHNVPVNALHKKGFPSIGCAPCTRAIQPEEDFRAGRWWWESSKKECGLHG
- a CDS encoding Rrf2 family transcriptional regulator; translation: MLNKKTKYAFHALTYLGKQERLHPVLISEVAEHTRIPKKFLESILLEMKKAGYLTSKMGKGGGYYLLKDPKDIKLADVIRMFSGPIALLPCVSLNYYEPCIECHDEALCGLNKIMKQVRNETLKILANKSLKDILKAEG
- a CDS encoding sulfate adenylyltransferase subunit 2 — protein: MSYLEKLEDEAIYIIREVAAQFDKPVLLFSGGKDSITLVHLAIRAFYPAPVPFPLLHIDTGHNFPETIEYRDWLVKKFNLNLIVRYVQDSIDAKKAKEETGRYASRNNLQTVTLLDAIEEFKFDACIGGARRDEEKARAKERVFSVRDDFGQWNARNQRPELFDILNGRIHKGENVRAFPISNWTELDVWSYIRENKIELPSVYFAHKRNVFLRDGLIWSDSAYINRDADEEVFEMIVRFRTVGDMTCTAAVDSKADDLESVIAEIKAAEISERGARIDDKRSEAAMEKRKSVGYF
- a CDS encoding 50S ribosome-binding GTPase codes for the protein MEILRLSTAGSVDDGKSTLIGRLLFDTQSLSKDKLENIRSISAQRGLAEMDLSLITDGLTAEREQGITIDVAHIYFATEKRKYIIADTPGHVEYTRNMITGSSNSQVFVILIDARQGIIEQTKRHLFVAALMEIKEIVIVVNKIDLVNFDQTVYEKIKSEIESLKTEFNLLNKNLTFIPISAKLGDNVVNKSTNTPWFTGVTLLEYLESVQVETELDVPARFNVQYVIRPQSDEFHDYRGYAGKLKSGSLSVGDELVVLSSGQSAKIKRIHKFTRDLKTVSAGESITIELERDIDISRGDVLTKSAEKFDGYKNISSKLCWLDKDELVVNKKYLLQYGAAVVPVKVSAVESQLDFNSLQFEASPEHVGANSINQVEIKAASPLFLDGYKSNHNNGYFILIDEGTNGTVAVGFKE
- a CDS encoding GNAT family N-acetyltransferase, yielding MKQSSEILFSFIEPENINVIMPLMRIINTDTPADILEKRVVEMAGQNYKCLGIYHADQLIGICGLWFMTRHYCGRSIEPDHVIIHPDYQGQGIGHLLFEWIFNYANVNGYEATELNAYVQNTASHKFYYNLGYVIKGYHFVKFLK